In Rhizobium sp. SSA_523, a single genomic region encodes these proteins:
- a CDS encoding alpha/beta fold hydrolase, protein MSNPINEADYIPVSAPTQFMSVSPITFTVPGRQTELQIKVSAPVTGRELPVILLSHGHGQSTYLSSLRGYNPLAEFYAAHGFVVIQPTHQDSKALGLDPNGPEGPLFWLSRAQDMHFILDHLEEIFAAVPGLADRTDADRIAAVGHSMGGHTVGMLAGMRVKDPVDGKEWSLPAARVKAGVLLAPPGNGSDLAPFASEHYKVLRNTVYTEMTAPALVVAGDLDQTEHFAIRKDWRSDAYTFSPGPKTLLTMFGAKHALGGVSGYDVAESQDQDPERLGLVQRLTWAYLRSALYPGDTSWSEASAALASRANPTASIQTK, encoded by the coding sequence ATGAGCAATCCCATCAACGAAGCTGACTACATCCCGGTGAGCGCGCCGACACAATTCATGTCCGTCAGCCCGATCACCTTCACCGTGCCAGGCCGCCAAACCGAGCTGCAGATCAAGGTTTCGGCTCCGGTCACTGGACGTGAACTGCCGGTGATCCTGTTATCCCACGGCCACGGTCAGTCGACCTATCTGTCGTCCCTGCGAGGTTACAATCCGCTTGCCGAATTCTATGCCGCGCATGGCTTCGTCGTCATCCAGCCCACACACCAGGACTCAAAGGCGCTCGGTCTCGATCCAAACGGGCCCGAAGGTCCCCTGTTCTGGCTGTCACGTGCGCAGGATATGCATTTTATCCTCGATCACCTCGAAGAGATCTTCGCCGCCGTCCCAGGCCTTGCGGATCGCACCGACGCTGATCGGATCGCGGCTGTGGGCCATTCGATGGGTGGCCACACCGTAGGCATGCTGGCGGGCATGCGGGTCAAAGACCCGGTTGATGGAAAGGAATGGAGCCTGCCTGCTGCACGGGTCAAGGCAGGGGTTTTATTGGCCCCTCCAGGCAACGGAAGTGATCTGGCGCCGTTCGCGTCGGAACATTACAAAGTGCTGCGCAACACTGTCTACACAGAGATGACGGCTCCCGCACTTGTCGTCGCTGGCGATCTTGATCAGACCGAGCATTTCGCAATTCGGAAAGATTGGCGCTCGGACGCATATACCTTCAGCCCCGGACCAAAGACCCTTCTGACGATGTTCGGTGCAAAGCATGCGCTTGGCGGCGTGTCCGGCTATGACGTCGCGGAGTCCCAGGACCAGGACCCCGAAAGGCTTGGCCTTGTGCAGCGGCTCACCTGGGCCTATCTGCGCTCGGCTCTTTACCCGGGTGATACATCCTGGTCCGAGGCATCTGCAGCACTCGCCAGCAGAGCCAACCCTACGGCGTCAATCCAGACAAAGTAG
- a CDS encoding adenylate/guanylate cyclase domain-containing protein: MKRQSDQTTEITRWILAEGTTSQDPKTFVAELGALMAAIMPLRTLEISFPSLHPLHQVVTTTWRADDGVHVQTTGHGDAEDLELKQSAIQQLLEEGKAGGRWDLRDGETIAFPHLVSLARQGHTDYVLRIVQFSEASVISGTAISIATTHPEGFRADNISSFDAILPALGLAIHRMVVSRMVSDVLRFYVGPRTANRVLAGEIERGKGQAIYAAILLADLKNFTQLSEKYAPGEIVQWLNEHFEAIGSAVEAEGGEILKLIGDSLLAIFPVLSAEDSAIAACRAALAAAQHAAAATDTLNLSRLPDEAPRIDVDLVLHLGEVYYGNIGAAQRLDFTVIGRVVNEASRLEALCDRLERQLLLSESFAKQCEAPTEHLGNFQLKGVSQPQAVYGLSGNIRGR, encoded by the coding sequence ATGAAACGCCAATCTGATCAGACCACCGAAATCACGCGCTGGATTCTGGCGGAAGGCACAACGAGCCAAGACCCGAAAACTTTTGTGGCGGAACTTGGTGCGCTCATGGCCGCCATAATGCCATTGCGAACGCTTGAGATCAGTTTCCCGTCGCTTCACCCGCTTCATCAAGTGGTGACAACAACCTGGCGTGCAGATGACGGCGTGCATGTGCAGACAACGGGGCATGGTGATGCGGAGGACCTCGAACTCAAGCAATCCGCGATCCAACAGTTACTTGAGGAAGGCAAAGCAGGTGGACGATGGGACCTGCGAGACGGCGAAACGATAGCGTTCCCGCACCTCGTGTCTTTAGCCCGCCAAGGGCATACCGATTATGTCCTTCGGATTGTGCAATTCTCCGAAGCGTCTGTGATTTCGGGAACCGCGATATCGATTGCCACCACGCATCCCGAAGGATTCAGGGCGGACAATATCTCTTCATTCGACGCGATATTGCCGGCTCTCGGCCTGGCCATCCACCGGATGGTCGTTTCACGAATGGTGTCAGACGTATTGAGGTTTTATGTCGGCCCGCGAACGGCCAATCGTGTTCTGGCAGGAGAAATCGAGCGCGGGAAAGGCCAAGCAATTTATGCGGCAATTCTGTTAGCTGACCTGAAAAACTTTACACAGCTCAGCGAGAAGTATGCGCCGGGTGAAATCGTGCAATGGCTAAACGAACACTTTGAAGCGATCGGTTCTGCGGTCGAAGCTGAGGGCGGGGAGATACTGAAGCTTATCGGAGATAGCCTTTTGGCGATATTCCCAGTTCTATCCGCTGAAGATTCCGCGATCGCCGCCTGCCGTGCTGCGCTTGCGGCCGCCCAGCATGCAGCCGCCGCAACCGATACACTGAACCTGTCGCGTCTGCCTGACGAAGCGCCCCGGATTGACGTTGATTTGGTGCTCCACCTTGGCGAGGTCTATTACGGCAATATTGGCGCCGCCCAGCGTCTCGACTTCACCGTGATCGGCCGTGTCGTCAACGAAGCGTCGCGCCTTGAGGCTCTTTGCGACCGGCTCGAACGGCAGCTTCTTCTCTCGGAGAGCTTTGCCAAGCAATGTGAAGCTCCGACGGAGCATCTCGGAAACTTCCAACTCAAAGGCGTGTCTCAACCACAAGCCGTCTACGGGCTCAGCGGAAACATCCGAGGACGCTGA
- a CDS encoding TetR/AcrR family transcriptional regulator translates to MAGKRLEKMEENRAKLIAAARKAFAEKGYAQASMDELTADAGLTRGALYHNFGDKRGLLAAVVDQLDGEMAARAREIGAKRAGKNDGDIWPALLAEGTAYIEMALDPEIQRIVLLDGPAVLGDPSQWPSQNSCLAETRKSVRLLVESGVMKPVDIEAASRLLNGAALNAALWVAASNNPAEVLPKAIEAFSLMASGLKVKP, encoded by the coding sequence GTGGCTGGAAAACGTCTCGAAAAAATGGAGGAGAACCGCGCAAAGCTCATCGCTGCTGCGCGCAAGGCCTTTGCGGAAAAAGGCTATGCGCAGGCATCGATGGACGAACTAACGGCTGATGCCGGCCTGACGCGTGGCGCGCTGTATCATAATTTCGGCGACAAGCGCGGTCTTCTGGCGGCGGTCGTCGATCAACTCGACGGAGAAATGGCGGCTCGTGCACGCGAGATCGGAGCCAAGAGGGCCGGCAAGAATGACGGTGATATCTGGCCGGCCCTGCTGGCCGAAGGTACCGCCTATATCGAAATGGCGCTCGATCCGGAAATCCAGCGGATCGTGCTGCTCGACGGTCCGGCTGTGCTTGGCGATCCGTCGCAATGGCCAAGCCAGAACAGCTGCCTTGCTGAGACGCGTAAGAGCGTTCGATTGCTGGTCGAGAGCGGGGTCATGAAACCCGTCGATATCGAGGCTGCCTCGCGGCTTCTCAATGGTGCGGCCCTCAATGCTGCTCTCTGGGTAGCGGCAAGCAACAATCCGGCCGAGGTGCTGCCGAAAGCAATCGAGGCATTCTCGCTGATGGCCTCCGGTTTGAAGGTGAAGCCGTGA
- a CDS encoding RidA family protein, which translates to MTTREPIFPPNRHALYEQHGYSAAIRSGDLLFVSGQVGSREDGTPEPDFKAQVERAFANLESVLEAAGAGMDDIIDVTTFHTDPEQQFGAIMEVKNSVFPSAPYPNWTAVGVTWLAGFDFEIKVIARIPLPD; encoded by the coding sequence ATGACAACACGCGAACCTATTTTCCCACCGAATCGCCACGCCCTTTACGAACAGCATGGCTATTCTGCCGCTATCCGTTCCGGTGACCTCCTGTTCGTCTCAGGCCAGGTCGGCAGCCGCGAAGACGGGACTCCCGAGCCAGATTTTAAGGCCCAGGTCGAACGTGCCTTCGCCAATCTCGAATCCGTGCTGGAAGCTGCCGGCGCTGGCATGGACGATATCATAGACGTGACGACATTTCACACCGACCCGGAACAGCAGTTTGGAGCGATCATGGAAGTCAAGAACAGCGTCTTCCCTTCCGCGCCATATCCCAATTGGACAGCAGTCGGTGTGACCTGGCTCGCCGGGTTCGATTTCGAAATTAAGGTCATCGCCCGCATTCCCTTGCCAGACTGA
- a CDS encoding aldo/keto reductase: MQYRSLGKTGIKVSPYCIGAMMFGAAGNPDHDDCIRITHKALDAGINFIDTADGYSRGESEEIVGKALKGRRENIVLATKAHMPMGEDPNQRGNSRRWLVQEVEHSLRRLQTDYIDVYQVHRPSPDTDIEETLSALTDLMRAGKVRAIGTSSFPVSEIVEAQWVAERRALARFRTEQPPYSILNRSIEREVLPICEKYGMGTMVWSPLAMGMLTGRYRKGQAQPDSGRARRFPKQMSDERRLDAVEQLIPVAEEAGLSLTHMSMAFVLAHPGVTAALIGPRKMEHLDDLLNGMEVGLSDEILDRIDEICPPGTDVGPLDAAYDPPAIGIALLRRRPATDRLAA, translated from the coding sequence ATGCAGTATCGTAGTCTTGGAAAGACCGGCATCAAGGTATCCCCCTATTGCATCGGCGCAATGATGTTTGGTGCTGCAGGCAATCCCGATCACGACGATTGCATTCGCATCACGCACAAGGCGCTGGATGCCGGAATCAATTTCATTGACACCGCCGATGGTTACAGCCGCGGTGAATCCGAGGAGATTGTCGGAAAAGCCCTGAAAGGTCGGCGCGAGAACATCGTCCTCGCCACCAAAGCGCATATGCCGATGGGCGAAGATCCAAACCAGCGGGGCAACTCGCGCCGTTGGCTTGTACAGGAAGTCGAGCATTCGCTTCGTCGTCTGCAAACCGACTACATCGATGTTTATCAGGTCCATCGCCCGTCGCCCGATACTGACATCGAAGAGACACTGTCGGCTCTCACAGATCTAATGCGCGCCGGCAAAGTCCGTGCCATTGGAACGTCGTCCTTCCCCGTTTCGGAGATTGTCGAGGCCCAGTGGGTTGCAGAGCGGCGCGCCTTAGCACGATTTCGCACAGAACAGCCGCCTTACTCCATCCTCAACCGCAGTATCGAGCGGGAAGTATTGCCGATCTGCGAGAAATACGGAATGGGCACCATGGTCTGGAGCCCTCTGGCTATGGGAATGCTGACGGGCCGTTATCGAAAGGGCCAGGCACAGCCTGACAGTGGCCGTGCGCGTCGTTTCCCCAAGCAGATGTCGGACGAGCGCAGGCTCGACGCGGTTGAGCAGCTTATTCCGGTAGCGGAGGAAGCCGGTCTGTCACTGACGCATATGTCCATGGCTTTCGTTCTGGCTCACCCTGGGGTCACCGCAGCCCTGATCGGTCCGCGTAAGATGGAGCACCTTGACGACCTTCTGAATGGCATGGAAGTTGGTCTGTCTGATGAAATCCTTGATCGGATAGATGAGATCTGCCCTCCAGGGACCGATGTAGGCCCACTCGATGCAGCGTATGACCCGCCGGCCATCGGAATCGCGCTTCTCCGCAGGCGTCCCGCGACCGATCGCCTCGCTGCCTAA
- a CDS encoding AraC family transcriptional regulator — protein sequence MVLLIGRYPFGQFKVRALSLLKLQETRAKENKFNTEVEIVAMNGMPADRCKMPQAFWRAFAEAGVKPAAILRHARLPATLHLNPHVLLSTAQIFAVYRAVEELADDPGFAIKLVNAFDRSGHQPAFLAACYAADYRDALGRIDRFKRLSTCEKFLITEKGGEFSITKEWPYSMQSEPALSIDLSFAFIVELGRKGTGQHITPVRIDLARAGSRSLEHETFFGCPIRYDAPRNLLVMRSSDLDRPFPGHNSEFLELLTPALAAARSDLEAESTISEQVKVVLKRSLASGRPDVSNVARDLGTSERTLQRRITEDGTTFRQLLAEARQELGENLLVDQTISIDEVAILLGYQDTSSFYRAFKEWQGVTPQNWRAQAVERAPLH from the coding sequence GTGGTTCTTCTGATTGGGAGATATCCATTTGGTCAGTTCAAGGTTCGTGCACTTTCGCTCCTTAAACTCCAAGAAACGCGAGCCAAAGAGAACAAGTTCAATACCGAGGTGGAGATAGTCGCCATGAATGGGATGCCAGCTGACCGATGCAAGATGCCGCAGGCATTCTGGCGCGCTTTTGCAGAAGCTGGGGTGAAGCCCGCCGCCATCTTGCGGCATGCACGCCTCCCGGCGACGCTCCATTTGAACCCGCACGTACTATTGTCCACCGCACAGATCTTTGCTGTATACAGAGCGGTGGAAGAACTCGCCGATGACCCTGGCTTCGCAATCAAGCTTGTCAATGCATTCGATAGGTCCGGTCATCAGCCGGCGTTTTTGGCTGCGTGCTACGCAGCGGACTATCGCGACGCTTTGGGTCGTATCGACCGCTTTAAGCGACTCAGCACCTGCGAGAAGTTTCTCATCACCGAAAAGGGTGGCGAATTCTCTATAACGAAAGAATGGCCTTATTCGATGCAATCGGAGCCGGCTTTGTCGATCGACCTCTCATTCGCGTTCATTGTGGAACTGGGGCGTAAGGGGACCGGCCAGCATATCACGCCCGTGCGGATTGATCTCGCCCGCGCGGGCTCCCGTAGCCTCGAGCACGAAACGTTCTTCGGATGTCCGATACGCTACGACGCGCCGCGCAACCTCCTCGTGATGAGGTCCAGTGACCTTGATCGACCGTTCCCCGGCCATAACTCCGAGTTCCTGGAGCTTCTGACGCCGGCACTTGCAGCCGCCCGGAGTGACCTTGAAGCTGAAAGCACTATTTCAGAGCAGGTGAAGGTTGTTCTAAAGCGCAGTCTCGCGAGCGGTAGACCCGACGTTTCGAACGTCGCGCGAGACTTGGGCACGAGTGAACGTACTTTGCAGCGTCGTATCACGGAAGACGGCACGACTTTCCGGCAGCTGCTGGCTGAAGCGCGGCAGGAATTGGGAGAGAATCTCCTCGTGGATCAGACTATCAGCATCGATGAGGTGGCTATTCTGCTGGGCTACCAAGATACAAGCTCGTTTTATCGGGCATTTAAGGAATGGCAGGGCGTAACACCGCAGAACTGGCGAGCCCAAGCTGTAGAACGGGCGCCCTTGCACTGA
- a CDS encoding LysR family transcriptional regulator — MNQLNSRRLEIDALRALSAIRHHGGITRAAAALGLSQSAVSHKIKRLEISLDCELLGRKSGGPMFTAAGEDLLDYAGRILGLHDEALLSLSKTPLAGRLLLGLTEDTACTDLARILGRFKRLHPNVAVRTKVRMSLVLRGMLKRGELDAAIVQIFHHEVRPNDVVLYREDLHWVKHPELMIRQGEPIPFLSFDDECFYRQWALDIGQENAVLETVFECSSAAGIVSAVNATMGVALLSDRHIRGEMQIMTDRLPAPPSLAYVIRRARKVRNPALDSLVVEIRREIGRQGGLALTA, encoded by the coding sequence ATGAACCAACTGAATAGTCGTCGCCTCGAAATCGATGCTTTGCGGGCGCTGTCCGCGATCCGCCACCATGGCGGCATTACCAGAGCAGCCGCTGCACTTGGTCTCTCCCAGTCCGCGGTCAGCCACAAAATCAAGCGGCTGGAAATCAGCCTCGACTGCGAGTTGCTCGGGCGAAAATCGGGAGGACCAATGTTCACGGCTGCGGGCGAAGACCTGCTGGACTACGCTGGCCGCATTCTGGGGCTGCATGACGAGGCTTTGTTAAGCTTGTCCAAGACGCCGCTTGCCGGGAGACTTCTGCTTGGGCTGACGGAAGACACGGCATGCACCGATCTGGCTCGCATCCTTGGCCGTTTCAAGCGTCTTCATCCGAATGTTGCGGTCCGTACCAAGGTTCGCATGAGCTTGGTGCTGCGCGGCATGCTCAAGCGCGGCGAGCTTGATGCCGCAATCGTCCAAATCTTTCATCACGAGGTCCGACCAAACGATGTGGTGCTCTACAGAGAGGACCTTCACTGGGTGAAGCATCCCGAACTGATGATACGACAGGGTGAACCGATCCCGTTCTTGTCGTTTGATGACGAATGCTTTTACCGGCAATGGGCGCTGGACATCGGCCAGGAAAATGCAGTTCTCGAGACCGTCTTTGAGTGTTCAAGCGCCGCTGGGATTGTGTCCGCCGTCAACGCCACAATGGGTGTGGCATTGCTGAGCGACCGCCACATCCGAGGGGAGATGCAGATAATGACCGATCGTTTGCCTGCTCCGCCATCCTTGGCTTACGTGATCCGGCGGGCACGTAAGGTAAGAAATCCGGCTCTCGATAGCCTGGTCGTGGAAATTAGGAGGGAAATCGGGCGTCAGGGTGGCTTGGCACTGACTGCCTGA
- a CDS encoding DMT family transporter — translation MTHTSPACASTRRHPLLWPLLATLLIIGWSSGFVGIRYANQEASVMLLLFWRTLLSGLILLPFALAIGPRISMRAIRDQALFGIMAVFLYLGGFALAIEQRVPTGLVALISDLLPLAIAALSQPFLGERLTKQQWVGTAIAVVGVLIVSFDSLSLGTAPVWAYGLTVGSMLVFAVASVLHKRRTMRHMPVHQSLCIQTLMGSVLFGLCAWTQGSLAPPMTRDFAIGMVWLVLFATFLAYTVYYASLRLFPAAKVSAAIYLSPPVTMLWAWMLFSEPLTVAMCAGLAVTLVGVWVTSRG, via the coding sequence ATGACCCACACCTCGCCTGCCTGCGCCTCAACCCGCCGCCATCCGCTGTTATGGCCATTGCTCGCCACACTCCTGATTATCGGATGGAGTTCGGGCTTCGTCGGTATTCGGTATGCCAACCAGGAGGCGAGCGTCATGCTCCTCCTGTTCTGGCGGACTTTGCTGTCAGGTCTGATCCTTCTGCCATTCGCCTTGGCCATCGGGCCAAGGATTTCGATGCGCGCAATCCGGGATCAGGCGCTGTTCGGCATCATGGCGGTCTTCCTCTATCTGGGAGGCTTCGCGCTCGCCATCGAGCAAAGGGTGCCCACCGGGCTCGTCGCGCTGATCTCCGACCTACTTCCGCTGGCCATCGCGGCGCTTTCGCAACCTTTCCTCGGTGAACGGCTAACGAAGCAGCAGTGGGTGGGCACCGCGATTGCCGTGGTTGGGGTGTTGATCGTGTCCTTTGACAGCCTCAGCCTCGGCACAGCTCCGGTCTGGGCTTATGGCTTGACGGTCGGTTCGATGCTGGTGTTCGCCGTCGCCTCGGTCCTGCACAAGAGGCGCACAATGCGGCATATGCCCGTTCACCAAAGCCTTTGCATCCAGACGCTGATGGGTTCGGTTCTCTTCGGCCTCTGCGCATGGACGCAGGGCAGTCTTGCCCCACCCATGACTCGTGACTTTGCAATCGGGATGGTCTGGCTGGTCCTGTTCGCCACGTTCCTCGCCTATACGGTCTACTATGCCAGTCTGCGGCTGTTTCCTGCTGCCAAAGTCAGTGCAGCCATATACCTCAGCCCACCCGTGACGATGCTTTGGGCATGGATGTTGTTTTCGGAGCCTTTGACCGTTGCGATGTGTGCCGGCTTGGCGGTTACCTTGGTGGGTGTCTGGGTGACATCCCGGGGATAG
- a CDS encoding AraC family transcriptional regulator, with the protein MNSTLLECVRRYADANADRYGVAQTPIPGLFAMRATSPSEMHYAISKPLVALVLQGAKRVTMGSRTFDFGAGDSLLIAADVPNVSQITRANAAVPYYSLVLDIDPAVTQSLVLEIGVAQTEAAVPIRVDQTEAEVADTALRLMRLLDRPDSIPILQAQLVREMHYWLLSGRHGVGIRALGFADSHANRIARAVAVIRAEYAETLPVEHLAEAAGMSISSFHQHFRAVTSLSPLQFQKQLRLIEARRMMISEGAAISNAAYAVGYESIPQFTREYGRLFGSPPARDVRESAGKTQIAA; encoded by the coding sequence GTGAACAGCACCCTCCTTGAATGCGTCCGCCGTTATGCGGATGCCAATGCCGACAGGTACGGCGTCGCGCAGACACCGATTCCGGGCCTGTTTGCGATGCGCGCGACGTCTCCGAGCGAAATGCACTACGCGATTTCGAAGCCGCTTGTGGCGTTGGTCCTGCAGGGAGCCAAGCGCGTGACAATGGGCAGCAGGACCTTCGATTTCGGCGCGGGCGACTCCCTTCTGATTGCAGCCGATGTACCGAACGTCAGCCAGATCACGCGCGCCAATGCCGCGGTACCCTATTATTCCCTGGTCCTCGACATCGATCCGGCGGTCACGCAGTCGCTTGTTCTGGAGATCGGCGTTGCACAGACGGAGGCGGCTGTTCCCATTCGTGTCGACCAGACCGAAGCGGAAGTGGCTGACACAGCGCTCCGGCTTATGCGTCTCCTTGATCGCCCCGATTCGATCCCTATTCTTCAGGCCCAGTTGGTGCGGGAAATGCACTATTGGTTGCTCAGCGGCCGTCATGGAGTGGGCATCCGTGCACTTGGTTTCGCCGACAGCCATGCCAACCGGATCGCACGGGCCGTGGCCGTCATCAGAGCCGAATATGCCGAGACGCTCCCGGTGGAGCATCTGGCTGAAGCTGCCGGTATGAGCATTTCGTCATTCCACCAGCACTTCCGCGCGGTGACCTCGCTCTCGCCCTTGCAATTTCAAAAGCAGCTTCGCCTCATCGAGGCCCGGCGAATGATGATCTCCGAGGGTGCCGCGATCAGCAATGCGGCCTATGCGGTCGGCTATGAAAGCATTCCCCAGTTCACACGCGAATACGGCCGATTGTTCGGCTCGCCTCCGGCCAGGGATGTACGCGAGAGTGCTGGGAAAACCCAGATCGCCGCTTGA